A part of Drosophila bipectinata strain 14024-0381.07 chromosome 3L, DbipHiC1v2, whole genome shotgun sequence genomic DNA contains:
- the LOC108126353 gene encoding vacuolar protein sorting-associated protein 26C → MSSLLFEIKLKRENKVYYENDMLLGCVQFQCSQETKHEGIMLYLEGIVNLQLSSKTVGLFDAFYNSVKPINLLQNSLELAAPGKLSPGRSEFHFELPLVCKKEPRMLYETYHGVFININYQLNCTVKRNFLGKSMTKLQQFCVQYKPTALGEGALKSVPFSLSPDSLQKNATAKERLSMPRFLITGRLDRSESCVTTPITGSITVQHTEAAIKSIEMQLVRVETCGCDEGYSKDATEIQTIQIADGNVLPKLELPIYMVLPRLFTCPTLITKNFKIEFELNVVVVFKEDYTVSENFKIVLKRSSGPLPSKTTTAGR, encoded by the exons ATGAGTTCTTTGCtctttgaaattaaattaaaacgcGAAAACAAAGTTTACTATGAAAAT GACATGCTGTTGGGCTGCGTGCAGTTTCAATGCAGTCAGGAAACGAAACATGAAGGAATTATGTTGTATCTGGAGGGAATAGTGAACCTGCAGCTCAGCAGTAAGACTGTGGGCCTATTCGATGCCTTCTACAACTCCGTGAAGCCCATAAATCTGCTGCAAAACAGCCTGGAGCTGGCTGCTCCCGGAAAGCTCAGCCCCGGTCGCTCCGAGTTCCACTTTGAACTCCCCTTGGTTTGCAAGAAGGAGCCCCGGATGCTGTATGAAACATACCATGGCGTTTTTATAAATATCAACTACCAGCTCAATTGCACTGTAAAGAGAAACTTCCTGGGGAAATCCATGACCAAACTCCAACAGTTCTGCGTGCAATATAAGCCCACGGCTTTGGGCGAAGGTGCACTGAAGTCGGTGCCTTTTAGTTTGAGTCCAGACTCGCTGCAAAAGAATGCCACGGCGAAGGAGCGACTATCCATGCCGAGATTCCTCATCACAGGACGCTTGGACCGCAGTGAGTCCTGTGTAACCACCCCAATCACTGGCAGCATCACAGTCCAGCACACAGAGGCAGCTATTAAGTCTATCGAAATGCAATTGGTGCGTGTGGAAACTTGCGGATGCGATGAGGGCTACTCCAAAGATGCCACCGAAATCCAGACGATTCAAATTGCCGATGGCAATGTCCTGCCCAAACTGGAGCTACCAATTTACATGGTGCTTCCTAGATTATTTACCTGCCCCACACTTATTaccaaaaactttaaaatag AGTTTGAATTGAATGTTGTGGTGGTGTTCAAGGAGGATTACACGGTTAGTGAGAACTTCAAAATAGTCTTAAAACGTTCATCAGGTCCGCTGCCTAGTAAAACTACAACTGCAGGACGCTAA
- the LOC108126355 gene encoding coiled-coil-helix-coiled-coil-helix domain-containing protein 7: MPRNLNAERDNPCLKEQELSYKCLNKNNFDREKCEIYFVNYNNCKEFWNKVRAERRAKGIAPYLPPIDQRDAIKAEYMKGKPPQS; the protein is encoded by the exons aTGCCACGAAACCTGAACGCCGAAAGGGATAATCCCTGCCTAAAG GAGCAGGAACTGTCTTACAAATGCctcaacaaaaacaactttGACCGGGAAAAGTGcgaaatttattttgtaaattacaATAATTGCAAGGAATTTTGG AACAAAGTGCGAGCTGAACGCAGGGCCAAGGGAATAGCTCCGTATCTGCCGCCAATCGACCAAAGAGATGCCATTAAAGCTGAATATATGAAAGGAAAACCTCCTCAAAGCTGA
- the LOC108126354 gene encoding distal membrane-arm assembly complex protein 2 — MLQRLSRGLPHLRQYGPRLASTLPSNQAQPGEEEVSATVKRIRAELATDKQKLKWRTPIGDRPEDWSSKLKLFSNNEQTSDFIVMMQRPIDISPSNVKEWWKNRGERIERHMQQFIPERHKILGAELAAAHFILYRGGAAKFLNDSRWHRATEEGEFNLPNKFDARFKVEALRCDNMTLYYEGLENIRSLGSLKFLSFHNVKTFDDWCLDRISGGGYPNLEVLDLSGTDITINGLSCLYRLPHLKLLILDDPKATLEMELASVMLEEAIPNLKIVGADAIHLSAES; from the coding sequence ATGTTGCAGCGCTTGTCGCGGGGTTTGCCTCATTTGAGGCAATATGGGCCACGCTTGGCCTCTACTCTGCCCTCAAATCAAGCCCAGCCTGGTGAGGAGGAGGTCAGCGCCACAGTCAAAAGGATTCGTGCGGAATTGGCCACCGACAAGCAGAAACTAAAGTGGCGCACACCGATTGGAGATAGGCCGGAGGATTGGAGCAGTAAGCTGAAGCTGTTTTCAAATAACGAGCAGACCTCCGATTTCATTGTGATGATGCAACGGCCCATTGACATCAGTCCCAGCAATGTGAAAGAGTGGTGGAAAAATCGCGGGGAGCGGATAGAAAGGCATATGCAACAGTTCATCCCGGAGAGACACAAGATCCTGGGTGCAGAGCTTGCCGCTGCCCATTTTATTCTTTATCGGGGCGGCGCTGCCAAGTTCCTTAACGATTCCCGGTGGCATCGAGCCACGGAAGAAGGTGAATTCAACCTGCCCAACAAGTTTGATGCCCGCTTCAAAGTGGAGGCTCTGCGTTGCGACAACATGACTTTGTACTACGAGGGACTGGAAAACATACGCAGCTTGGGCTCACTGAAGTTTCTGTCCTTCCACAACGTGAAAACATTTGATGACTGGTGTCTGGATCGCATTTCCGGTGGAGGCTATCCAAACCTAGAGGTGTTGGACCTTTCGGGAACCGATATAACGATAAATGGACTATCGTGCCTTTACCGACTGCCCCACTTAAAATTGTTGATCTTGGATGACCCAAAAGCCACACTAGAAATGGAGTTGGCTTCAGTCATGTTAGAGGAAGCTATACCCAATTTAAAGATTGTAGGAGCAGATGCTATACACCTGAGCGCCGAATCCTAA